A part of Synchiropus splendidus isolate RoL2022-P1 chromosome 19, RoL_Sspl_1.0, whole genome shotgun sequence genomic DNA contains:
- the prr14 gene encoding uncharacterized protein prr14 isoform X3, with protein MLTHPSDSLPHLGFLMDEDALPTIPLCSAPPPLHLPPSSITPSCVNDGISGNRRSDCIQEISSQTPTNQEDATEEGARQKPTSHTQDAGNMVQVSESKHPRVEGSDGQPAGKQGGLDFAAAAKCQNKREGLERPNMTPPLFITENLERQLVCEEELVDADTDTPAVPCPRDVNLQELDTTVAAKGWVIGPLFQSLKSKMASFTEIVMSPAKLFRPTSPTSTQEGSPEKDLTEEKPVDDQSFWSPVGLDLGSERSLCSRKLAFDVDLSPSSDQPEAMEPKENSEPSPSPPPLISSDQVTSSEPFVSPGATEEGRPPIKLVLGDRQLKPLQRKCALSRSLQQGVDKSDLEVNFELRSQRCLVKQKSADSPSCHSQPTVVTVHEGDEFDGLHRPSLRKNKAGSVSALPNSKRTLKGSHEVTQRKRLKVDDAKTSVSEAPRRTKPQKKKVVSPDSTSGKAVKPENTSSRPKNKKDAPSCVTIPSQDESRDESEIKPRRGRQKNSGPCRSLTAGRDAEVELCVPSQLKVLNQMKPQKRKLLNQATSISTSVVEPNLISADPLKKVDDPKSEVSQTAKKPKKESRVAVKSCSGEGEVKSQKPVGGGLQRGGRPKVLSEPVYFEMTLLSDCHVTLRKNKEAPVASVSPDSSVTGVDRPNRQQGRSKKAGLKSTSADEQVSSSLTLDDVRLPSSKEGAFPSRLSRSFSCPEIPSLCSRDLPWTSLSQRRAQSSIQLQTPHSFVTPPTNKAVRRTRRHTVCSLEVEREIAPLCLRKEVYPSRRSIPYDKATQHLPPTLALSPTSSLSALASCFLSSPLAFISRKAESREGSCHMTSPTSSSTSSPLSSVWLLSGFLPRSDSGPSLDSNSSASPLETPVERRPQSEEDEGENTCSSSQEFEDAALREEKSLSDSEIKAVQTSKGRGKVSSIRIRKALPKPQNNLTPMGLPKTVRVKKKEFSLEEIYTNKNFSQPPESRLETIFEVPLSRRNGLESSFGQRRMKRFVEFPELGQVRKAKKPLVGVGKLGTSRTRRGGFAKDTPPVAAQDAESLLCAKLDQLRVWLTIDQTDS; from the exons ATGTTGACCCATCCCTCTGACTCGCTCCCTCACCTAGGTTTTCTCATGGATGAAGATGCTCTCCCCACAATCCCCTTGTGTAGTGCACCTCCACCACTTCACCTTCCCCCTTCCTCCATCACTCCCAG CTGTGTGAATGATGGGATATCTGGCAACAGAAGAAGCGACTGCATTCAAGAGATCAGCTCTCAGACTCCCACAAATCAGGAAGACGCCACAGAAGAAGGAGCCCGTCAGAAACCGACCTCACACACTCAGGACGCCGGCAACATG GTGCAAGTGTCGGAGTCAAAGCACCCACGAGTGGAGGGCAGCGACGGGCAGCCGGCAGGAAAGCAG GGCGGATTGGACTTCGCTGCTGCAGCCAAATGTCAAAATAA AAGAGAAGGCCTAGAACGTCCAAATATGACGCCGCCTCTTTTTATCACCGAAAACTTAGAAAGGCAGCTTGTCTGTGAGGAGGAGCTGGTCGATGCCGACACGGACACACCTGCTGTGCCGTGCCCCCGTGACGTCAACCTGCAAGAGTTGGACACCACCGTGGCTGCCAAGGGATGGGTGATCGGGCCGCTCTTCCAGTCGCTCAAGTCCAAAATGGCCAGCTTCACAGAAATAGTCATGAGTCCTGCCAAACTCTTCCGACCCACCAGCCCCACCTCGACCCAGGAGGGGTCACCTGAAAAAGACTTGACGGAGGAGAAGCCCGTGGACGATCAAAGTTTCTGGTCTCCGGTTGGACTCGACCTTGGAAGCGAAAGGTCGCTCTGCTCGCGGAAGCTTGCATTTGACGTGGATTTGTCACCAAGCAGTGACCAGCCTGAAGCGATGGAACCGAAGGAGAACTCGGAGCCTTCGCCCAGTCCTCCGCCGCTGATTAGCTCCGATCAAGTCACGTCCTCCGAACCTTTTGTGTCTCCAGGTGCCACTGAGGAAGGCCGTCCCCCAATCAAGCTGGTCCTCGGTGATCGGCAGCTTAAACCATTGCAGAGGAAGTGTGCACTGTCCAGATCACTTCAACAGGGAGTGGACAAGTCAGACCTGGAGGTGAACTTTGAGCTGCGTTCTCAGAGGTGTCTGGTCAAACAGAAGAGTGCAGACTCGCCGTCCTGCCACTCTCAGCCGACTGTGGTGACCGTCCATGAGGGAGATGAGTTTGATGGCCTGCACCGACCAAGCCTTCGGAAGAACAAGGCTGGATCGGTTTCTGCGTTGCCCAATTCCAAAAGGACTTTAAAAGGTTCTCACGAGGTGACGCAAAGAAAAAGACTGAAAGTAGATGATGCAAAAACATCTGTCAGTGAAGCTCCCAGACGAACaaaaccacagaagaagaaagttgtGTCACCAGATTCTACATCTGGCAAGGCGGTGAAGCCAGAGAACACATCGTCGAGGCCAAAGAATAAGAAGGATGCTCCTTCCTGTGTGACCATTCCGTCGCAGGATGAAAGCAGAGACGAGTCTGAGATCAAGCCGAGGCGCGGCAGACAGAAGAACAGTGGCCCCTGCAGGAGCCTTACCGCAGGAAGGGATGCTGAAGTGGAGCTATGTGTACCAAGTCAGCTGAAAGTCCTGAACCAAATGAAGCCTCAAAAACGGAAGTTGCTGAACCAAGCGACATCGATTTCTACCTCAGTTGTGGAGCCCAACTTGATTTCAGCTGACCCACTGAAAAAAGTGGACGATCCAAAGTCTGAAGTCAGCCAGACAGCCAAGAAACCCAAGAAGGAGTCTCGGGTGGCCGTAAAGAGCTGCAGCGGTGAAGGAGAAGTTAAGTCTCAAAAGCCTGTCGGAGGCGGACTACAGAGGGGAGGCAGGCCGAAAGTGTTGTCCGAACCCGTTTATTTTGAGATGACTCTCTTGTCCGACTGCCACGTGACGCTCAGAAAGAACAAAGAAGCGCCTGTTGCCTCAGTTTCACCTGACTCATCGGTGACTGGTGTGGACAGGcccaacagacagcaggggAGGTCAAAGAAAGCAGGGCTCAAAAGCACTTCAGCCGACGAGCAGGTGAGCAGTTCGCTCACGCTGGATGATGTCCGCCTCCCTTCGTCCAAGGAAGGAGCTTTTCCCAGCCGTCTGTCGCGCAGCTTCTCCTGCCCAGAGATCCCATCGCTCTGCTCCAGAGACTTGCCGTGGACTTCTCTGTCACAGAGAAGGGCCCAGTCTTCCATCCAGCTCCAGACCCCCCACAGCTTCGTCACTCCTCCAACAAACAAGGCTGTGCGCCGAACACGCCGTCACACCGTCTGCAGCCTGGAGGTGGAGCGGGAGATCGCCCCGCTCTGCCTGCGCAAGGAGGTCTACCCGTCCAGACGCTCGATACCGTACGACAAAGCCACCCAGCACCTCCCTCCGACTCTGGCGCTTTCTCCCACTTCCTCCCTCTCGGCGCTGGCTTCCTGTTTCCTCTCAAGTCCCCTGGCCTTCATATCAAGGAAGGCGGAGAGCAGAGAAGGCTCTTGTCACATGACTTCGCCCACCTCTTCATCGACCTCCTCGCCTTTGTCCTCCGTCTGGCTGCTCAGCGGGTTCCTCCCAAGGTCGGACTCTGGTCCTTCACTGGACTCCAACAGCAG tGCGAGTCCTCTGGAGACGCCGGTGGAGAGAAGACCCCAGAGTGAGGAGGACGAGGGAGAGAACACATGTTCCTCCAGTCAGGAGTTTGAAGACGCTGCACTGAGAGAGGAGAAGTCTCTCTCTGACTCAGAGATCAAG GCGGTCCAGACCAGCAAGGGGCGAGGGAAGGTGTCGTCGATCCGTATTCGGAAGGCTCTGCCCAAACCCCAGAACAACCTGACTCCGATGGGCCTCCCCAAAACTGTCAG ggtgaagaagaaggagtTCAGTCTGGAGGAGATTTACACCAACAAGAATTTCAGCCAGCCACCAGAGAG CCGCCTGGAGACCATCTTCGAGGTCCCGCTGAGCCGTCGCAATGGCCTGGAGTCCAGCTTTGGCCAGAGGCGGATGAAGCGGTTCGTGGAGTTCCCTGAACTGGGCCAGGTCCGGAAAGCCAAGAAGCCGCTTGTGGGCGTTGGGAAGTTGGGCACCTCGAGGACCAGACGAGGAGGATTCGCTAAAGACACTCCCCCTGTGGCGGCTCAGGACGCCGAGTCGCTGCTGTGCGCCAAACTGGACCAGCTGCGAGTTTGGCTGACCATCGACCAGACGGACAGTTGA